The sequence below is a genomic window from Dyadobacter chenwenxiniae.
TCGCCGCAAAGAATATCCAACCAGCCATCATTGTCATAATCAAAAAACCAGGTTGTAAAACTTCTGTTTTGATCCAAATCCAAAGCCGCTTTTTTCGACACATCTTCAAAGAGAACATGACCTGTTTTTAAACCGGATATACCCTTGTTTTTTAATAAAATCCTCTTCCCGCTGAGCGTCGACAGGAATATGTCATTCCAGCCATCATTATCATAATCGCCGGAAGTGACTCCCTTCACAAAAGCCTCGATCCCGGCATTAGCAAGCTTCCCGGATTCCGTAAAGGTGCCATTCTTGTTATTCAGGTAAAGTTCGCAGGGATGACTGTTAACCCCGAGACTTGTCTCGTTACCTATAAAGACATCCACCCAGCCATCGTTATTGAAGTCGTTCCAGGTTGCGGTTTGGGTGGGGTGGAATGAGAGTAAGCCGCTATCGATGGTCACATCGGTGAATGTACCGTCACCATTGTTCTTCAGAAGGGAGTTGGGCTGCTCACCAAATGTGTTGCCGAGCCAGGCGCCGCGCATCACAAATACGTCTTTGAGACCATCATTGTTAAAATCGGTCTGCATAATATGCAAGCCGCCGGTAAAACGGTCCAGACCCGAAGCGGCGGATCTGTCTTCAAATGAACCATCACCCTTGTTTCTGAAATAATGCATGGATTCTCCCAGATCCCAGCTCGACATGATTAAATCGAGATAACCATCGTTATCGAAATCGTCAATGATCGTTCCGCCTGCCATGTTTTTGACATCCAGTCCCAGGTCCGGGGCAATGTCCTGAAAGGCATTTACACTAATTTCATCAGCCTTATCAAGGTTTGGGATCAGCATTTTCTTTGGAACACCCTCCGGATATTTGCCCAAGGTCATATAAGCAACATTGAGCAGCCAAAGCGCTTCCAGATCATCCGGGCGTTCCGCCAGCAATCTTTTATAAATGCCTATTGTGCCTTTCGAACCGCCCATATCACGGTGTACGCCCCCATTTTTTATAGGCAATATGCAGGCGTCGATGGAATGGTTGGTTATGCAGTTGGTTTGCTCTCCGAGCCGGAGATAGGCTACTGCCAGGTCATCCTTCACTCTTCGAATAATTCCGATGTGCCGGTATATCGGATTTGGGTCTCGTTCCAGCTTTTTCAGGATCGTTATCGCTTCCTTAGCGTTCCCCAGCTGTACGAGGACGTTCGCTTTGAAGTGGTTAAGCTTAAAAAGCTGGCCCTGTTCTGTCTCCGGGATTGTTTTAATGCAGGAATCAAGATAAGCGAGTTGCGCTTCAGGGCTAAAATTGTTTTGATAATTAAAAACCCTGGCTTTACTGTCTTGCAAGAGTTGCAGCATTTTCTCTTCGGATGAAGGTTTTTTGCAAAGGCTCATGGCCATAACCCCTCCTGCAACCAGTATTGATAATATAATTTTTGGTCTGATCTTCGTCATAACTTTATGAAAGATTTTGAATAGAACCGATTTTACCCGCAGTTTCACAATAGACTCAGCAGCTATGTGCTCGTCATTTTTTTGATTTTGGATAATAAAATACAGGCATACGCACGGATTACAGCCGTGTTATGTCAACCAATCAATGAAGTATTAGGCTGCTTCCGGAGGAGAATATGGAGGCGTATGAATTGAGGAAAGTAGTTTGAAATTGAGGCAAGGATACCGGTTTTCGATGATTAAATCTACCAAAAACATATCACCATCCAACACATCAGCATTTGCCGGCAGATAGATCTTGATAAGATCATTCAGCAGCTTGATTGTTTTGCTGCGTGGAGATTCGGATGTTCCAGCCGGAAATTCGTGCACTTGCTGCACCATGTGGGAAAGCTCCGCAAAACGCTGATGGGCAGATGCATCAGGCGTAAGTGTCACGAATAGCGTATCGTTTTCGTGCACAAATCGGGTGATATTATAAAAACCGTCTGCAATGCGCAACAAATGGTTTTCTACATCACCCAACTCTAACGGAGCTGCGTATGGGATCGACGGCAACGGGATTTTAATAGCTTGGGTTACGTTGCCTTTAATACTGATCTTGGCATTCTTATAGCCGCTGTCGAAGAATAAAATAGTCAATGAAAGGCTCAGCATATTGCAAAGCAGCAGTACGAGCAGAATAATGCAGGCGGCCGTTTTCATTGAAATGGATAGGTATCCTAAACATACTTCAAAAAGTTCAGTTTTTTGAAATTTTAATTTAATAATCGAGCTGATCGACGCCCGAGTAGTGCCGATATCCAAAAATTTCCGGGCAATTGAGTGCATTAATCAAGCTTAATCTACGCAAGAAAAGCAGGCCATTCGTGTTGCGTCCTGATGGACAGTAAATGTTGAACACATCCTATGCGCTAAATATCGGCTGTTCGATGATGGACATGATCTGTCCGTATTCGAACGCCCTTTTCATTTGCTTTGCCCTTATACTGGCCTAAGAGGGCACATTCAGCCTCAGGCATGGCATTTGATTTAACTTATTGTATATAATCAGGGGTCCTACATTCATGAAGAAAACAGTCCTGGGAGAATTGGAGGAACTGGTGCTCCTAGTGGTGGCCGCCAGTACCGGACCAGTTTATGGGGTTCCTGTAATGGAACAACTGCAAGCGCACGCTGGTCGCAGCTTTACCATTGGTGCTGTGCATACCACGTTGTACCGGCTCGAAGAAAAGGGCTTCCTATCTTCATCCGTCGGCGGGGCGACCAGTGACAGGGGCGGAAGACGCAAGCGTTTTTTTGCATTGACGGCAGCTGGCGCCAGCGTGCTGGCCGAAATCCGTGCAATGCGCGAAAATCTTTGGCAAGCTATTCCGGAAGAAAAATTGAAATTATTAGGCCTTTAGCTCATGAAAGCGTGACCCGAAAAGATCAACATCAACAACCGGCCGTCAATCCTCCCCGCTGGGCTGACAAGCTTCTTGAATGGTTTGTAGCACCGCACCTGCTCGAATTTGTGCAGGGCGACCTGCATGAAGCATTCCATAAACAAGTGGCAATGAGCGGACCGACCCGTGCCCGGCGTGCGTATACATGGGCCGTTTTACATTGCATTACCCCTTTCTTTTACAAACGACAAGTCATTTCAAAATATCCTAAACCAACCCTTGCCGATATGCTGCATTCCTATTTTACGACCGCCCGGCGCAACCTCGCCAAAAACAAAATGTACACCAGCATCAATGTCTTTGGACTCGCCCTTGGCATGGCCTGCGCCCTGCTGATCGGTTTGTGGGTAAAAGACGAGCTTAGCTATAACCGCTTCATTCCGGATGCAGAAAAAGTCTTTTTTGTAAGGACAAACTCTACCAACCGCAACACGGGAGAGATCGGCACAGGTGAAGTGACGCCCGGACCGTTGCAGGATGCCATTTCAAAGGACATTCCGGAAGTTGCGGCCGCCACAAAAATCAATCCCTGGATGGAGTTATTGGTCAAAGCGGGAGAAAAGAGTGCCAAGGAAAAGGGATATTATGCAACGGAAGATTTTTTCGGCGTATTCGAATTTCCTGCTTTGAAAGGTAACCCGCGCATGGCGCTTGCGCAAACAAATCAAATAATCATTACACAAAAAATTGCCGACAAATATTTCCCTAACACCGAGGCGCTGGGAAAAACATTACAGCTGAATAACGAGAAATTCTACGTTGTCGGCGCTGTTTTGAAGGACCTGCCTAGCAATTCGACCTTAAAGTTCAGCTGGGTTGTCAACTGGAAAGAGCAGGAACAGCCGTGGCAAAAAACCTGGGGCAACAGTTCTTTTCTAACCTATGTCCGGCTACAGCAAAATACGTCCGCAACACAGGCCGAGCAAAGCATGAAGGGGATTTACAAGCGCTATACAGACAAGGAAAATACCAGCGTCCCCATTCTTCAGCCCATTACGGACGTTTACCTTTATGGTGAGTACAAATTGGGAAAGCCGGTCGGTGGGCGGATTGAGTATGTCCGTGTGTTTTCGATCGTTGCCGGGTTTCTTCTGCTCATTGCCTGCATCAATTTTATGAATCTGGCCACTGCCCGGTCGGCTACACGGGCAAAAGAGGTGGGTGTAAGAAAGGTGGTTGGGGCACATCGTTCGTCGCTGATCGGGCAATTTCTAAGTGAATCGGTTCTTACCAGTGCGCTAGCAGTTGTCCTGGCCCTGGCAGCCGTCTGGCTGGCGCTACCTACTTTTAACCAGTTGTTTGGAAAGCAGCTGACCGTGGACCTTACCAACCCGGCACTCTGTGCAGGGATTTTGGCACTGACATTGTTGACCGGACTTTTGGCCGGAAGCTACCCGGCGTTGTTTCTGTCCGCATTAAAGCCGATCAAGATCCTCAAAGGCAAATTACAGTTTGGGAATGGCCCGGCACTCTTCCGGCGGGTCCTGGTAACTTTTCAGTTCTCTCTATCCGTCTTCCTGATCGTGGGTATGCTTACTGTGAGTAAACAAATGCAATATTTGCGCACGAAAAATCTTGGTTTAGACCGTGACAATGTCATTTACCTCCCCTTGGAAGGCAATGTTACCAAGCCTGAAAAAATGGAAGCCTTCCGACAGGAAGTAATGCGGCAGCCATCCGTGGCCTCGGCGTCGGTGACCGCCATGCTCCCGGTCAATATCCAGGCGACATCAGGCGATTTGACATGGCCCGGTAAAGATCCGAACCTGGAAACTACGGTGACCGCTATGACAGTGGGAGCCGATTTCATCAAAACGATGAACATTAAACTGGTGGACGGCAGAGACTTTCGTCCTGGCAGTGCGGCGGATTCATCAGCTTACCTGATCAATGAAGCGACGGCACGGCTGATGGGCGAAAAAAATCCGGTCGGCAAGGAAATCAAATTCTGGAAAGGCACCGGACGTGTGATCGGGCTCATGAAGGACTTTCATATGAGTTCACTCCACCAGGCCATAACGCCGCTTATATTGACTTATATCCCTGAAAATTCGAGTTACTTATTGATTAAAACGCGCGCTCGAAAAACAGAGCAGGCCCTCGCAGATCTCAAAAATGTTAGCCGCGAATTTAACCCGGACTACCCTTTCAATTATCATTTTCTGGACGATGAGTATGAAAATCTTTACCGGAGCGAGCAACAGGTGAATACGCTTGTGAACTATTTTGGTGTGCTGGCAATCCTGATTTCGTGTCTCGGACTATTTGGGCTGGCTGCATTCACGGCTGAGCAGCGAACCAAAGAAATCGGGGTGCGAAAAGTCCTCGGAGCAAGCTCGGCCAACATTGTCGGGCTGCTTTCATCCGACTTTTTAAAACTCATCCTGATCGCATTGCTGCTGGCCTCCCCGCTCGCATGGTGGGCTTTAAGCAGCTGGCTGGGAACATTTGCCTATCGCACGGGAATAAGTTGGTGGATTTTTGCCGTATCAGGTGTGGTGACCACGTCCATTGCCTTGCTTACTGTTAGCTCCCAGGCCATTAAAGCCGCCTGGCTGAACCCTGTTTCTGCTTTAAGAACCGAGTAAATGCCCGAGCAGACTATTTGGAGCCTTCCGGCACGACATTAAAAAAATGGTCTCCTGTTGAAAGATGCTGTTATGAGTAATTTCTCTTTTGCAAGTGCAAACTCGGTTGCATTGACCTGAACAGTTTGCGAGTGCGTTCTTCTGCTCACTCGCAAACTGTCCATGTAACCTCTAAAAAGCCTGTCGTGTCCGGATTAACTCGATAGCGTTCGTCTAATCGCAAGCCGATTACCCAGATTATTTCCTGATTACCATTTACAAGGATAAATGTACTTTGTTTTGTAAAGAGGTCCATTTTCAGATCGGTAAAAAAATCGCTCAGCTTTTTTTTCCTGCCGTTCATTCCAAAGGGTTGAAAAACGTCGCCTGTCTGCCACTTCCTGACGGTTAAAGGGAATTCGAGCTTTTGAGAATTCAGAATGACTGTCTGGCTGTCGTAAGCGTTGCGGGGAAGCGAATCCCTGTCTTTCTGCGAAAGGCGGAGTATGAAGCCGCCCAGTTGTAACTCGCCATTCGGGACATGAATCGCCCAAGTTGAACTTTCCAGACCTTCAAATTTTTTTTGGACAATTAACTCCTCTCTATCAATCAGTAAAATATGTGAATCAGATAAAAATTGCCTTCCGGGAATGCCTGGTAAGCTCGCGATGATTTGAACTGACTGGCGATACGAAAACCCAAATTGATCCAACAAATGCCAAAGCCGGTATGCAGCCTGGCCCTCGGCGAGAAGCAAAGCGATATGAATCCGGATTTGATCATTTTTTTTTATAACGGCCCTTATTGACCACTCATCCAGCAATTCCCTCAGCAATTGATCCGCGCTTTGGAGCTTATCCGCAGAATGAATGAATGTTGCTTCCAACGAAGGATTGAGCTGCTGCAAGACCGGAACAACTTTGTGCCTGATCAAATTGCGTTTGTAATCATCCGAGTCATTGGATTGATCCTCTCGCCAATGCAATCCATTTGCTTGCGCGTAAGCCAGGATTTGCTCTTTCGTAGCCAGGATCAATGGACGCAA
It includes:
- a CDS encoding CRTAC1 family protein; its protein translation is MTKIRPKIILSILVAGGVMAMSLCKKPSSEEKMLQLLQDSKARVFNYQNNFSPEAQLAYLDSCIKTIPETEQGQLFKLNHFKANVLVQLGNAKEAITILKKLERDPNPIYRHIGIIRRVKDDLAVAYLRLGEQTNCITNHSIDACILPIKNGGVHRDMGGSKGTIGIYKRLLAERPDDLEALWLLNVAYMTLGKYPEGVPKKMLIPNLDKADEISVNAFQDIAPDLGLDVKNMAGGTIIDDFDNDGYLDLIMSSWDLGESMHYFRNKGDGSFEDRSAASGLDRFTGGLHIMQTDFNNDGLKDVFVMRGAWLGNTFGEQPNSLLKNNGDGTFTDVTIDSGLLSFHPTQTATWNDFNNDGWVDVFIGNETSLGVNSHPCELYLNNKNGTFTESGKLANAGIEAFVKGVTSGDYDNDGWNDIFLSTLSGKRILLKNKGISGLKTGHVLFEDVSKKAALDLDQNRSFTTWFFDYDNDGWLDILCGDYTMEHNLSYYAAAEQLGISPEFHGQPVVYKNNRDGTFSNVTRALGLDKTGFGMGGSFGDIDNDGFLDIFLGTGNPSYKSLIPNKMFKNVGGQSFVDVTSSAKVGSLQKGHSVGFGDMDNDGDQDIYIEMGGAYLGDAYQNSFFLNPGQAANNWISIDLEGMAANKAAIGSRLKITIREDGVTRHIYRDVNSGGSFGSAPFKREIGLGKATQIDEVEIKWNGSGRIQKIRNVAVNQFVKIKEGSNKVEKVMLKMLAFKNRSDHQIPVCPPIAKASI
- a CDS encoding PadR family transcriptional regulator, which encodes MKKTVLGELEELVLLVVAASTGPVYGVPVMEQLQAHAGRSFTIGAVHTTLYRLEEKGFLSSSVGGATSDRGGRRKRFFALTAAGASVLAEIRAMRENLWQAIPEEKLKLLGL
- a CDS encoding ABC transporter permease, whose product is MTRKDQHQQPAVNPPRWADKLLEWFVAPHLLEFVQGDLHEAFHKQVAMSGPTRARRAYTWAVLHCITPFFYKRQVISKYPKPTLADMLHSYFTTARRNLAKNKMYTSINVFGLALGMACALLIGLWVKDELSYNRFIPDAEKVFFVRTNSTNRNTGEIGTGEVTPGPLQDAISKDIPEVAAATKINPWMELLVKAGEKSAKEKGYYATEDFFGVFEFPALKGNPRMALAQTNQIIITQKIADKYFPNTEALGKTLQLNNEKFYVVGAVLKDLPSNSTLKFSWVVNWKEQEQPWQKTWGNSSFLTYVRLQQNTSATQAEQSMKGIYKRYTDKENTSVPILQPITDVYLYGEYKLGKPVGGRIEYVRVFSIVAGFLLLIACINFMNLATARSATRAKEVGVRKVVGAHRSSLIGQFLSESVLTSALAVVLALAAVWLALPTFNQLFGKQLTVDLTNPALCAGILALTLLTGLLAGSYPALFLSALKPIKILKGKLQFGNGPALFRRVLVTFQFSLSVFLIVGMLTVSKQMQYLRTKNLGLDRDNVIYLPLEGNVTKPEKMEAFRQEVMRQPSVASASVTAMLPVNIQATSGDLTWPGKDPNLETTVTAMTVGADFIKTMNIKLVDGRDFRPGSAADSSAYLINEATARLMGEKNPVGKEIKFWKGTGRVIGLMKDFHMSSLHQAITPLILTYIPENSSYLLIKTRARKTEQALADLKNVSREFNPDYPFNYHFLDDEYENLYRSEQQVNTLVNYFGVLAILISCLGLFGLAAFTAEQRTKEIGVRKVLGASSANIVGLLSSDFLKLILIALLLASPLAWWALSSWLGTFAYRTGISWWIFAVSGVVTTSIALLTVSSQAIKAAWLNPVSALRTE
- the tilS gene encoding tRNA lysidine(34) synthetase TilS; amino-acid sequence: MLDPFLTFINQHKLDLKKQPCLLTVSGGVDSVVMLHLFQKAGFPAGIAHCNFGLRGDESEGDEQFVKELAKTYDFPFFSKRFDVKSFAKKRGISTQMAARELRYEWFEQLRAAHNYAYIATAHHANDSLETVLLNLTRGTGLSGLYGISGINSYLLRPLILATKEQILAYAQANGLHWREDQSNDSDDYKRNLIRHKVVPVLQQLNPSLEATFIHSADKLQSADQLLRELLDEWSIRAVIKKNDQIRIHIALLLAEGQAAYRLWHLLDQFGFSYRQSVQIIASLPGIPGRQFLSDSHILLIDREELIVQKKFEGLESSTWAIHVPNGELQLGGFILRLSQKDRDSLPRNAYDSQTVILNSQKLEFPLTVRKWQTGDVFQPFGMNGRKKKLSDFFTDLKMDLFTKQSTFILVNGNQEIIWVIGLRLDERYRVNPDTTGFLEVTWTVCE